A genomic window from Pyruvatibacter sp. includes:
- a CDS encoding serine hydrolase yields MTKEPDLAPLPPQPTGVAWPTDAWPTATATSADHVALGDLLDHAFSDPDGDGKGPDDLGPTHAFVAIQGGKLVSEAYADGYGPAQTYPSWSMAKSILQALIGIAVREGKMSIFDRVGAPEWAADDPRAELTIDQLLRMASGLAFDEDYVDGDISDTIAMLFGGGKGDVAGYAANKPLLHPIDTVFNYSSGTSNILARALAVALGDGQAVSAGDFEAFMTRTLFDPIGIRGAIPKFDATGTWIGSSYCFMTARDFAKFGLLYMRGGLWDGTQILPNGWVDYARSQSKVPTGADEFQGYGAHWWLEIAGPNTFSCNGYGGQYIVLVPQKDLILVRHGDSHDVQGDGVKRWIRQVAEAFGDA; encoded by the coding sequence ATGACAAAAGAACCTGATCTCGCCCCCCTCCCGCCGCAGCCCACAGGCGTTGCATGGCCCACTGACGCCTGGCCAACGGCCACCGCCACAAGCGCCGACCATGTGGCGCTGGGCGACCTGCTGGACCATGCGTTTTCAGACCCCGATGGCGATGGCAAGGGGCCGGATGATCTGGGGCCGACCCATGCCTTCGTGGCCATTCAGGGCGGCAAACTGGTGTCTGAGGCCTATGCAGACGGCTATGGCCCGGCACAAACCTACCCGTCGTGGTCGATGGCCAAGAGCATTTTGCAGGCGCTGATCGGCATTGCAGTGCGCGAGGGCAAAATGTCGATTTTTGATCGTGTCGGCGCGCCTGAATGGGCCGCGGATGATCCACGCGCCGAACTGACCATCGACCAGTTGTTGCGCATGGCCAGCGGGCTTGCGTTTGACGAAGACTATGTGGACGGCGACATCTCCGACACCATCGCCATGCTGTTTGGCGGCGGCAAGGGGGATGTTGCGGGCTATGCCGCCAACAAGCCACTGCTGCACCCGATTGATACGGTGTTCAATTATTCAAGTGGCACATCCAACATTCTGGCGCGCGCACTGGCGGTGGCGCTGGGCGATGGGCAGGCCGTGTCTGCGGGCGACTTTGAAGCCTTCATGACGCGCACGCTGTTTGACCCGATCGGTATTCGCGGTGCGATCCCCAAGTTTGATGCGACGGGCACGTGGATCGGCTCATCCTATTGCTTCATGACCGCGCGGGACTTTGCGAAATTCGGCCTCCTGTACATGCGCGGCGGGCTGTGGGACGGCACGCAGATTTTGCCAAATGGCTGGGTGGACTATGCCCGCAGCCAAAGCAAAGTGCCGACGGGGGCTGACGAGTTTCAGGGCTATGGGGCGCATTGGTGGCTGGAAATTGCCGGACCGAATACGTTTTCGTGCAACGGCTATGGCGGCCAGTACATTGTTCTGGTGCCACAAAAAGACCTGATCCTGGTGCGCCACGGCGATAGCCATGATGTGCAGGGCGACGGCGTCAAGCGCTGGATCAGGCAGGTGGCGGAGGCGTTTGGCGACGCCTGA
- a CDS encoding cellulase family glycosylhydrolase — MSLSKLRIDGDRFVDAEGRHVILRGVNLGGDCKLPYPDGGTHIPTDFSDHANVSFIGRPFPIDEADEHLGRLKHWGFNCLRLLTTWEACEHKGPGQYDAAYLDYIAEVCRRAGEHGLYVFIDFHQDVWSRMSGGDGAPGWTFEKVGLDFTTFHEAGAAKVMQLCYDFERGGGRQEDTYPTMTWAQNYRRPGNAIMWTLFFAGADFAPDLMVDGVNAQEFLQTHYMGAMKQIAVRVKDMPHVLGFDTLNEPGSGWIGHETSYQHTSKSAEHPQRVTPGPAWSPLDGLLVARGIPRTVPVLSFDASTMKMAVTGEERANETRVSLWRDGVSCPFEQGGAYRLNANGEAEDVNETYFTHKNGRPIDLETDYMVPFFNRVARSIREVKPDWMVFAELDPFRDLTDEGFPAGTPDNTVNASHWYDIVTLVTKNFMYPTAINPFNGRVIEGAAAIEAQYVEQLAAIKDAARTLNGGSGAPTLIGEFGIPYDLDDAAAYKAWAGGDHSDAPWQMHVTALDLMYNAMDALLLSTAHWNYTASNSNDQAIGDGWNQEDLSIFSRDQQNNPHSKDSGGRAVKGFCRPYIRRAQGMLVKHGFELASRKFKAEITVEADAAPTEIYVPRLHYASGCDISLSSGKAVFGDDGQVVTVEGANAGRLEIVIQPSTGA; from the coding sequence ATGTCACTATCAAAACTGCGCATTGACGGCGACCGGTTTGTAGATGCTGAAGGCCGCCACGTCATTTTGCGCGGCGTCAATCTGGGCGGCGACTGCAAGCTGCCTTACCCTGACGGCGGCACCCACATTCCCACGGATTTTTCAGATCACGCTAACGTCAGCTTTATCGGCCGCCCGTTCCCCATTGACGAAGCCGACGAACATCTGGGCCGCCTCAAGCACTGGGGCTTCAACTGCCTGCGCCTGCTCACCACCTGGGAAGCGTGTGAGCACAAAGGCCCCGGCCAGTATGACGCGGCCTATCTGGATTACATTGCAGAGGTCTGCCGCCGCGCGGGTGAGCACGGCCTCTATGTGTTTATCGATTTCCATCAGGATGTCTGGTCGCGCATGTCCGGCGGTGACGGCGCGCCGGGCTGGACGTTTGAAAAAGTAGGCCTCGACTTCACGACATTTCATGAGGCCGGTGCCGCGAAGGTCATGCAGCTTTGCTATGACTTTGAGCGCGGCGGCGGGCGGCAGGAAGACACTTACCCGACAATGACCTGGGCGCAGAACTACCGCCGCCCCGGCAACGCCATCATGTGGACGCTGTTTTTCGCCGGTGCTGACTTTGCCCCCGACCTGATGGTGGATGGCGTCAACGCGCAGGAGTTTCTGCAAACACACTATATGGGTGCGATGAAGCAGATCGCCGTGCGCGTCAAGGACATGCCCCATGTGCTGGGCTTCGATACCCTGAACGAGCCGGGCTCCGGCTGGATCGGCCACGAGACGAGCTATCAGCATACCTCAAAGTCAGCCGAGCACCCGCAACGCGTGACGCCCGGTCCCGCCTGGTCACCGCTTGACGGATTGCTGGTCGCCCGTGGCATCCCGCGCACGGTGCCGGTTTTGAGTTTTGACGCCTCAACCATGAAAATGGCGGTCACCGGCGAGGAGCGCGCCAATGAAACGCGCGTTTCGCTGTGGCGCGACGGCGTGTCGTGTCCGTTCGAGCAGGGCGGGGCGTATCGCCTCAACGCCAACGGCGAGGCCGAAGACGTCAACGAGACGTATTTCACCCACAAGAATGGCAGGCCGATTGATCTGGAGACGGATTATATGGTGCCGTTCTTCAACCGCGTGGCGCGCAGCATCCGCGAGGTAAAGCCGGACTGGATGGTATTTGCCGAACTGGACCCGTTCCGCGACCTGACCGACGAGGGCTTTCCCGCGGGCACGCCCGACAACACCGTGAACGCCAGCCACTGGTATGACATTGTCACGCTGGTGACCAAGAACTTCATGTACCCAACCGCAATCAACCCGTTTAACGGCCGCGTCATTGAAGGTGCCGCAGCCATTGAGGCTCAGTATGTTGAGCAGCTTGCCGCCATCAAGGATGCGGCGCGCACACTGAACGGCGGTAGCGGTGCCCCCACGCTCATCGGCGAGTTCGGCATTCCCTATGACCTTGATGACGCTGCCGCCTACAAGGCGTGGGCGGGCGGCGACCACTCGGACGCCCCGTGGCAGATGCACGTGACGGCACTGGACCTCATGTACAACGCCATGGATGCATTGCTGCTTTCAACGGCGCACTGGAACTACACAGCATCCAACAGTAACGATCAGGCCATCGGCGACGGGTGGAACCAGGAAGATCTGTCGATTTTTTCCCGTGACCAGCAGAACAATCCGCATAGCAAGGATTCAGGCGGCCGCGCGGTTAAAGGCTTCTGCCGACCTTACATTCGCCGTGCGCAGGGCATGCTGGTGAAGCATGGCTTTGAGTTGGCGTCGCGCAAGTTCAAGGCTGAAATCACGGTAGAGGCTGACGCCGCACCTACCGAGATTTATGTGCCACGTCTGCACTATGCGTCAGGGTGCGACATCAGCCTGTCGTCGGGCAAGGCCGTGTTTGGGGACGATGGGCAGGTGGTGACGGTGGAAGGCGCGAATGCCGGGCGGCTGGAAATTGTCATCCAGCCATCGACCGGGGCTTAA
- a CDS encoding DMT family transporter: protein MPLWIIFTLLAAFAQNVRSALQRRLAADLTATGASYVRFLYGLPFAALYLAALIYFTGEALPQINAQFVLAVLVGGAAQVVAAVLLVRMFALRVFTVGTTYSKTETVQTALIGFLVLGEVVGPYAFAGILVSFIGVIALSVARTAITPRSIVASLGSPVALMGLGCGAGFAVASVCYRAASLSLDDTGFAVSAAMTLTCVLVWQTLIMTVWLGVRDRASLKQSYVRWRPAVVVGIASVIGSIGWFTAFALENAAYVKALGQIELVFALATSTLIFKEKTNRGELLGIGLVVAGLVLIVL from the coding sequence ATGCCGCTTTGGATCATCTTTACGCTGCTTGCTGCGTTCGCGCAGAACGTGCGCTCTGCCTTGCAGCGCAGGCTTGCGGCTGACCTGACGGCAACGGGCGCATCCTATGTGCGTTTCTTGTACGGGCTGCCGTTTGCGGCGCTCTATCTGGCGGCGCTCATCTACTTCACAGGCGAAGCGCTGCCGCAGATAAACGCACAGTTTGTGCTGGCCGTGCTGGTCGGCGGTGCGGCGCAGGTGGTGGCGGCGGTCCTCCTTGTACGGATGTTTGCGCTGCGGGTATTTACGGTGGGCACGACCTATTCAAAAACCGAGACTGTGCAAACGGCCCTGATTGGCTTTTTGGTGCTGGGCGAGGTTGTGGGGCCTTATGCCTTCGCGGGCATTCTGGTGAGCTTTATCGGCGTCATTGCGTTGTCGGTGGCACGAACGGCGATCACACCGCGCAGTATCGTTGCGTCCCTTGGATCGCCCGTGGCGTTGATGGGGCTTGGGTGCGGGGCGGGTTTTGCGGTTGCCTCGGTGTGCTACCGGGCAGCGTCGCTGTCGCTTGACGATACGGGCTTTGCCGTCTCAGCCGCCATGACGCTGACCTGCGTGCTGGTATGGCAGACACTCATCATGACCGTTTGGCTGGGTGTGCGTGACCGCGCTTCCCTGAAGCAAAGCTATGTGCGGTGGCGGCCTGCGGTGGTGGTTGGTATTGCCAGCGTCATTGGATCTATCGGCTGGTTCACGGCTTTTGCGCTGGAGAACGCGGCCTATGTAAAGGCGCTGGGGCAGATTGAGTTGGTTTTTGCGCTGGCGACCTCGACGCTGATTTTCAAAGAAAAAACCAATCGCGGGGAACTGCTGGGCATCGGGCTCGTGGTGGCGGGGCTTGTGCTGATTGTTTTGTGA
- a CDS encoding serine hydrolase domain-containing protein codes for MNAPLISDPATAAKKAGMCPTRLDRIAPFFQTYVDRKKLAGLSTLVWRKGELAHFSVQGQMDVERGKALTHDTIFRIYSMSKPITSVAVMMLFEEGRFQLEHEIGRYIPELGDLRVYAGGPARGMATRAAHRQVTIRDLLTHMAGFTYGFMEVHPVDEAYRYFKIGGVDLTTSNLEEFCRLLGRMPLLHDPGEAWSYSVSTDVLGRLVEVVSGMSLYDFFRTRIFEPLGMTDTAFQVSSEQMPRFAANYQRDPKSKSFTLADDPETGRYAKPPVFTSGGGGLVSTQSDYLKFCRMLLAGGTAPDGTRLLSRPTLALMTQNHLPDGRDLEGFAQGAFSETTNAGIGFGLGFAVTVDEAKSQITGPNGTYYWGGAASTIFWIDPTEDLIAILMTQLMPSGAYPLRRQFQQLVYAAIDD; via the coding sequence ATGAACGCTCCCCTGATCAGCGACCCCGCAACCGCGGCCAAAAAAGCCGGCATGTGCCCCACCCGCCTCGACCGGATTGCACCGTTCTTTCAAACCTATGTGGACCGCAAGAAGCTGGCGGGGCTTTCCACGCTGGTGTGGCGCAAGGGCGAACTGGCACATTTCTCCGTACAGGGACAAATGGATGTGGAGCGCGGCAAGGCGCTGACGCACGACACGATCTTCCGCATCTATTCAATGTCAAAGCCCATCACGTCCGTTGCGGTGATGATGCTGTTTGAGGAAGGCCGCTTCCAGCTTGAGCACGAGATTGGCCGCTACATCCCCGAGCTTGGCGACCTGCGCGTGTATGCAGGCGGCCCGGCACGCGGCATGGCCACGCGGGCCGCGCACCGGCAGGTGACCATCCGTGATCTGTTGACCCATATGGCGGGCTTTACCTATGGCTTCATGGAAGTTCACCCGGTGGACGAAGCCTACCGCTATTTCAAGATTGGCGGCGTGGACCTGACAACCTCCAACCTTGAAGAGTTCTGCAGACTGCTGGGCCGTATGCCGCTGCTGCATGACCCGGGCGAGGCGTGGAGCTATTCGGTGTCAACGGATGTGCTGGGGCGGCTGGTTGAGGTTGTCTCCGGCATGTCGCTGTATGACTTTTTCCGTACACGCATCTTTGAACCGCTGGGCATGACTGATACGGCGTTTCAGGTGTCGTCTGAGCAGATGCCGCGCTTTGCGGCCAACTACCAGCGGGACCCAAAGTCGAAATCGTTCACGCTGGCGGACGACCCGGAAACCGGACGCTATGCAAAACCGCCGGTGTTCACGTCCGGCGGTGGCGGGCTTGTGTCCACGCAGTCTGACTACCTGAAGTTCTGCCGGATGCTGCTTGCGGGTGGCACGGCACCTGATGGCACGCGGCTGCTGTCACGCCCGACACTGGCGCTGATGACACAAAACCACCTGCCGGACGGGCGCGACCTTGAAGGCTTTGCGCAGGGTGCATTTTCTGAAACCACCAACGCAGGCATCGGCTTTGGCCTTGGCTTTGCGGTCACGGTGGACGAAGCCAAGTCGCAGATTACCGGCCCCAACGGCACGTACTACTGGGGCGGCGCGGCGAGCACCATTTTCTGGATCGACCCCACCGAAGACCTGATTGCCATTTTGATGACCCAGCTCATGCCGTCAGGGGCTTATCCGCTGCGGCGGCAGTTCCAGCAACTGGTGTACGCCGCGATCGACGACTAG